A window of Rhododendron vialii isolate Sample 1 chromosome 13a, ASM3025357v1 contains these coding sequences:
- the LOC131314950 gene encoding uncharacterized protein LOC131314950 isoform X4: MCQEHWSFFTIFHDMTILKRYMLRLFISLKYITANVVDRNNGQIVATASTVEHSVKNMLECGRSGNAKAAAVVGEVLAMRLKVEGFEQGQGRGIHVDVNKEVEKKGFKNRMKVSAIVNALKGNGVKLILDEDENGNSRPNH; encoded by the exons ATGTGCCAAG AACATTGGAGTTTTTTCACGATATTTCATGATATGACGATATTGAAGAGATACATGCTTAGGTTGTTCATATCACTGAAGTACATTACTGCCAACGTTGTAGACAGAAACAATGGACAGATTGTTGCAACAGCATCGACAGTCGAACACTCTGTCAAGAACATGTTGGAGTGTGGTCGATCTGGCAATGCCAAGGCAGCAGCAGTAGTGGGGGAGGTGTTGGCGATGCGACTCAAGGTGGAGGGTTTTGAACAGGGACAGGGAAGAGGGATCCACGTTGATGTCAACAAAGAGGTTGAGAAGAAAGGCTTCAAGAACCGTATGAAGGTCTCGGCCATTGTGAATGCCCTAAAGGGCAACGGAGTCAAACTCATACTTGATGAGGATGAGAACGGTAATTCACGGCCTAATCACTGA
- the LOC131314953 gene encoding lactoylglutathione lyase isoform X2: protein MASGSKESPSNNPGLQASPDEATKDYFMQQTMYRIKDPKVSLGFYSRVLGMSLLKRLDFPEMKFSLYFMGYEDPTSAPSDSVDRTVWTFSKKATIELTHNWGTESDPDFKGHHNGNSEPRGFGHIGITVDDTYKACERFERLGVEFVKKPDDGKMKGIAFIKDPDGYWIEIFDLKTIGTTTSAAA, encoded by the exons ATGGCTTCAGGTTCCAAGGAGTCCCCATCCAACAACCCCGGCCTACAAGCTTCCCCCGATGAAGCCACCAAAGACTATTTCATGCAACAAACT aTGTATCGGATTAAGGATCCAAAAGTGAGTCTGGGTTTCTACTCTCGCGTATTGGGCATGTC GTTACTTAAGAGGTTGGATTTTCCAGAAATGAAGTTCAGCTTGTATTTTATGGGCTATGAG GATCCAACATCAGCTCCAAGTGATTCAGTTGATCGTACTGTTTGGACATTCAGTAAGAAGGCTACAATTGAGCTCACACA TAATTGGGGAACTGAGAGTGATCCTGATTTCAAAGGCCACCATAATGGGAATTCAGAACCTCGTGGCTTTG GACACATAGGCATTACTGTTGATGACACATACAAGGCTTGCGAAAGATTTGAACGTCTAGGGGTGGAATTTGTCAagaagcctgatgatg GGAAGATGAAAGGGATAGCATTCATAAAGGATCCTGATGGCTATTGGATTGAGATTTTTGATCTTAAAACAATTGGCACTACAACTAGTGCTGCTGCTTGA
- the LOC131314950 gene encoding uncharacterized protein LOC131314950 isoform X5, protein MTILKRYMLRLFISLKYITANVVDRNNGQIVATASTVEHSVKNMLECGRSGNAKAAAVVGEVLAMRLKVEGFEQGQGRGIHVDVNKEVEKKGFKNRMKVSAIVNALKGNGVKLILDEDENGNSRPNH, encoded by the coding sequence ATGACGATATTGAAGAGATACATGCTTAGGTTGTTCATATCACTGAAGTACATTACTGCCAACGTTGTAGACAGAAACAATGGACAGATTGTTGCAACAGCATCGACAGTCGAACACTCTGTCAAGAACATGTTGGAGTGTGGTCGATCTGGCAATGCCAAGGCAGCAGCAGTAGTGGGGGAGGTGTTGGCGATGCGACTCAAGGTGGAGGGTTTTGAACAGGGACAGGGAAGAGGGATCCACGTTGATGTCAACAAAGAGGTTGAGAAGAAAGGCTTCAAGAACCGTATGAAGGTCTCGGCCATTGTGAATGCCCTAAAGGGCAACGGAGTCAAACTCATACTTGATGAGGATGAGAACGGTAATTCACGGCCTAATCACTGA
- the LOC131314953 gene encoding lactoylglutathione lyase isoform X1, with amino-acid sequence MASAIASSLSRLSLLRLTTISTSPLTPTAFLTIKPKSSNRCRFVSSSMASGSKESPSNNPGLQASPDEATKDYFMQQTMYRIKDPKVSLGFYSRVLGMSLLKRLDFPEMKFSLYFMGYEDPTSAPSDSVDRTVWTFSKKATIELTHNWGTESDPDFKGHHNGNSEPRGFGHIGITVDDTYKACERFERLGVEFVKKPDDGKMKGIAFIKDPDGYWIEIFDLKTIGTTTSAAA; translated from the exons ATGGCTTCTGCAATCGCCAGTTCCTTATctcgcctctctctcctccgactCACCACCATTTCCACCTCACCTCTAACCCCAACTGCCTTCCTCACCATcaaaccaaag TCCTCGAATCGCTGCCGTTTCGTTTCGTCATCAATGGCTTCAGGTTCCAAGGAGTCCCCATCCAACAACCCCGGCCTACAAGCTTCCCCCGATGAAGCCACCAAAGACTATTTCATGCAACAAACT aTGTATCGGATTAAGGATCCAAAAGTGAGTCTGGGTTTCTACTCTCGCGTATTGGGCATGTC GTTACTTAAGAGGTTGGATTTTCCAGAAATGAAGTTCAGCTTGTATTTTATGGGCTATGAG GATCCAACATCAGCTCCAAGTGATTCAGTTGATCGTACTGTTTGGACATTCAGTAAGAAGGCTACAATTGAGCTCACACA TAATTGGGGAACTGAGAGTGATCCTGATTTCAAAGGCCACCATAATGGGAATTCAGAACCTCGTGGCTTTG GACACATAGGCATTACTGTTGATGACACATACAAGGCTTGCGAAAGATTTGAACGTCTAGGGGTGGAATTTGTCAagaagcctgatgatg GGAAGATGAAAGGGATAGCATTCATAAAGGATCCTGATGGCTATTGGATTGAGATTTTTGATCTTAAAACAATTGGCACTACAACTAGTGCTGCTGCTTGA
- the LOC131314952 gene encoding heavy metal-associated isoprenylated plant protein 3-like codes for MGKKKSKNNQGEKKNSNDEQQLQPQPQQQKKKTEDSEGGGGKQDDGLTTAVLKVPMDCECEGCATKIRRFVRGIQGVETVKGGGELSKLTVAGKIDPVKLQEMVEQKVGKKVQLVSPVPKKDNKDKDGGGGGGEKKAEGKPDKKPDEKKSKEPQVTTAVMKVNLHCQGCIHKIRKTVTKTPGFQDMSIDEQKDQVTVKGTMDMKALAEALKERLKRSVEIVQPKKDNAEKKEKGGGGGGGGKKEKGGGSEEGKTGGDDGGGQVMEENRIQYVPQEYPNTYMYGYGLGYPVEQYHHAPQMFSDENPNACSVM; via the exons ATGGGCAAG aagaagagcaagaacaACCAAGGCGAGAAGAAGAACAGCAACGATGAGCAGCAACTGCAACCGCAGCCGcagcagcagaagaagaagaccgAAGACAgcgaaggaggaggagggaagCAGGACGACGGTCTAACCACCGCGGTTTTGAAGGTCCCCATGGACTGCGAATGCGAGGGGTGTGCTACTAAGATTAGGAGGTTCGTCCGAGGAATCCAAG GTGTTGAAACCGTGAAAGGAGGCGGTGAGTTAAGCAAACTGACGGTGGCCGGGAAAATAGATCCGGTGAAGCTCCAAGAAATGGTTGAGCAGAAGGTCGGGAAGAAGGTCCAGCTCGTATCTCCGGTGCCGAAAAAAGACAACAAGGACAAGGACGGTGGCGGAGGAGGAGGGGAGAAGAAGGCGGAAGGGAAACCGGACAAAAAGCCAGACGAGAAGAAATCCAAAGAG CCTCAGGTGACGACGGCGGTGATGAAGGTGAATCTGCACTGCCAGGGTTGTATCCACAAGATTCGGAAAACCGTCACCAAGACCCCAG GGTTCCAAGACATGTCCATTGACGAGCAGAAGGATCAAGTAACTGTGAAAGGGACAATGGACATGAAGGCTCTGGCGGAGGCACTGAAGGAGAGGCTCAAGAGATCGGTGGAGATAGTCCAGCCAAAGAAAGACAACgcggagaagaaagagaaaggcggtggcggtggcggtggtgggaagaaagagaaaggtGGCGGCAGCGAAGAGGGAAAGACAGGCGGTGACGACGGAGGCGGCCAGGTGATGGAGGAGAACAGGATCCAGTACGTGCCGCAGGAGTATCCGAACACGTACATGTACGGGTACGGGCTGGGTTACCCGGTGGAGCAATACCACCATGCCCCACAAATGTTCAGTGATGAGAACCCAAATGCCTGCTCTGTTATGTAA
- the LOC131314950 gene encoding uncharacterized protein LOC131314950 isoform X3, which yields MLSLTYFARATEHWSFFTIFHDMTILKRYMLRLFISLKYITANVVDRNNGQIVATASTVEHSVKNMLECGRSGNAKAAAVVGEVLAMRLKVEGFEQGQGRGIHVDVNKEVEKKGFKNRMKVSAIVNALKGNGVKLILDEDENGNSRPNH from the coding sequence ATGTTAAGTCTGACTTATTTTGCCCGTGCGACAGAACATTGGAGTTTTTTCACGATATTTCATGATATGACGATATTGAAGAGATACATGCTTAGGTTGTTCATATCACTGAAGTACATTACTGCCAACGTTGTAGACAGAAACAATGGACAGATTGTTGCAACAGCATCGACAGTCGAACACTCTGTCAAGAACATGTTGGAGTGTGGTCGATCTGGCAATGCCAAGGCAGCAGCAGTAGTGGGGGAGGTGTTGGCGATGCGACTCAAGGTGGAGGGTTTTGAACAGGGACAGGGAAGAGGGATCCACGTTGATGTCAACAAAGAGGTTGAGAAGAAAGGCTTCAAGAACCGTATGAAGGTCTCGGCCATTGTGAATGCCCTAAAGGGCAACGGAGTCAAACTCATACTTGATGAGGATGAGAACGGTAATTCACGGCCTAATCACTGA
- the LOC131314950 gene encoding uncharacterized protein LOC131314950 isoform X1, which produces MQVCFAFFFQFFLLVCRCAFLFTSCSVIGFLSSFSIYQLAARNPQMLSLTYFARATEHWSFFTIFHDMTILKRYMLRLFISLKYITANVVDRNNGQIVATASTVEHSVKNMLECGRSGNAKAAAVVGEVLAMRLKVEGFEQGQGRGIHVDVNKEVEKKGFKNRMKVSAIVNALKGNGVKLILDEDENGNSRPNH; this is translated from the coding sequence atgcaagtgtgttttgcttttttcttccagtttttccttcttgtttgcAGGTGTGCATTTCTGTTTACTTCATGTTCTGTGAttggttttctttcttctttttcaatttatcAACTTGCAGCTAGGAACCCTCAGATGTTAAGTCTGACTTATTTTGCCCGTGCGACAGAACATTGGAGTTTTTTCACGATATTTCATGATATGACGATATTGAAGAGATACATGCTTAGGTTGTTCATATCACTGAAGTACATTACTGCCAACGTTGTAGACAGAAACAATGGACAGATTGTTGCAACAGCATCGACAGTCGAACACTCTGTCAAGAACATGTTGGAGTGTGGTCGATCTGGCAATGCCAAGGCAGCAGCAGTAGTGGGGGAGGTGTTGGCGATGCGACTCAAGGTGGAGGGTTTTGAACAGGGACAGGGAAGAGGGATCCACGTTGATGTCAACAAAGAGGTTGAGAAGAAAGGCTTCAAGAACCGTATGAAGGTCTCGGCCATTGTGAATGCCCTAAAGGGCAACGGAGTCAAACTCATACTTGATGAGGATGAGAACGGTAATTCACGGCCTAATCACTGA
- the LOC131314950 gene encoding uncharacterized protein LOC131314950 isoform X2: protein MCQARNPQMLSLTYFARATEHWSFFTIFHDMTILKRYMLRLFISLKYITANVVDRNNGQIVATASTVEHSVKNMLECGRSGNAKAAAVVGEVLAMRLKVEGFEQGQGRGIHVDVNKEVEKKGFKNRMKVSAIVNALKGNGVKLILDEDENGNSRPNH from the exons ATGTGCCAAG CTAGGAACCCTCAGATGTTAAGTCTGACTTATTTTGCCCGTGCGACAGAACATTGGAGTTTTTTCACGATATTTCATGATATGACGATATTGAAGAGATACATGCTTAGGTTGTTCATATCACTGAAGTACATTACTGCCAACGTTGTAGACAGAAACAATGGACAGATTGTTGCAACAGCATCGACAGTCGAACACTCTGTCAAGAACATGTTGGAGTGTGGTCGATCTGGCAATGCCAAGGCAGCAGCAGTAGTGGGGGAGGTGTTGGCGATGCGACTCAAGGTGGAGGGTTTTGAACAGGGACAGGGAAGAGGGATCCACGTTGATGTCAACAAAGAGGTTGAGAAGAAAGGCTTCAAGAACCGTATGAAGGTCTCGGCCATTGTGAATGCCCTAAAGGGCAACGGAGTCAAACTCATACTTGATGAGGATGAGAACGGTAATTCACGGCCTAATCACTGA